The Natrinema saccharevitans genome includes the window CGGCTCTCGCCCGAGCGCCGCGAGGAACTGGCGGCGACCCTGCGCGGCGACGACCGTATCGCGGTCGGCGTCGCCGAGATCACGCCGGCGCGGATCGACGACCCCGAGACCGACATGAACTCGCTGGCGGTCGCGGCCCACGCCGACGCCATCGAGGCCGCGCTCGCCGACCGCGAGCGCGACGCCTCGGGCGAGCCGTTCTCGGGGCTCTGTGACGCCTGCGACACCGACGCCGATCGGTTCGCTCGGCGGGTCGCCGACGCCTGCTCGCTCGAGGCCCTCGCCGTCGACGCGCGCCACGGGGCCGACGACGAGTCGCCGCTGGTCGGCGCGGCCAGCGTCGTCGCCAAGGTCGAACGCGACGCCCACGTCGCCGCGCTGGCCGACGAGTACGGCCCGATCGGCAGCGGCTACCCGGGCGATTCGACGACCCGCGAGTTCCTCGCGACGTACGTCGACGACCACGGCGAGCTGCCGCCGTTCGCGCGCGCGTCGTGGGCCACCTGCGAGGACCTCCTCGCGGACGCCGAACAGACCGGGCTCGAGCAGTTCTAGCGGGTCCGGTACGGACTGCGCGCAGACAGCACGGTCGAGGTCTGTCTCGTCCTGAATTGATCTCCCGATGTGCGGTGGCACGCGCTGTCGGTCGGCCGAACGACAGTGAGGACGCCCGACGATACTGTGTGAGGGATGAGCGAGGACGTAGTCCGAGCGTTAGCGCGGAACCTCCGTTCCGCGAACCATCCGAACGGGGCTTCGCCCCGTGAGGAGAAATCGGCTGGGGAGGGCGTGGCTATTCAGTGTTGCCACGATAGCAGAGCGCTTCCGCTGTATATCCTTCCACCCCTCGACACGATAAGTTCACGACTGATAACTGCGGAGCTCCGCCCGAACGGTATCAGCACTAATTCGTCCGGAACAGTCGTCACCGAGACCGCCAGACCACGTAGACGTAGCAGCCGACGCCGAGAAAGACCAGCAGCGAGGAGAGCGTCTCGAGGGCGCTCGAGCGCGCGAGGACGGCCGCGATGTTCAACAGGCCGCCCGCGACGAGACTGCCCGCACCCACGCTCAGTACCGATCTCGGTCCCGCCGTCGACCGCTGCCCGTACAGCATCACCCCCACGGCGATCGCGATGACGCCGAAACCGAGTTCCGTGAGCGTCACCGCCCGCGGGTCGTTCGTGGCCGTCGCGTAGGCGAAGACGGCGAAGTAGCTCAGAATCATGGCGGTGACCGCTCGAGAGCGGGCCGGTGAGCCGGCGTGCAGGTCCATGTCCGGTCGAGGGACTCCCCGCCCTTAGCCTTCGAGGGTTTCGGCCCACTCGAGTCCCAGCCCCTCGTGGACGACGAACTCGAGGGCGTTGACGAGGTAGTGAGCGACGACGACGACCAGCAGGCTGCCGGTGAGGACGTAGACGGCCGCGAGGCCGAACCCGAGCAGGCCGGTGACGACGACGCCGACCGAGCCCTGCATCCCGTGGCCGAGGGCGAAAGCGATCGAAGAGCCGACCGCGAGCAGCCACGGCGAGACGCCGTAGCCGGCCGCCGGGACGCCGATCAGCGCCGCTCGGAAGAGCAGTTCCTCGAAGCCGGCGATGATCGGCAACACCCCGACCAGCAGGACGATCCACCCGCCGAGCGAGTCCGGCGAGAGCAACTCCCGCAACGCCTCGTCGTGATCGAACCCGAACCGGGTCGCCCCCGCCGCGGCGAGTTCGTTCGCGACGTAGAACGCGAGCCCGGCGACGGTCCCCAAAAGCAGGCCCGACTCGAGGTATCCGAGCGAGAACTCGACGCCCAGTGCCGACGCCGGAATCGCCGTATAGATCGCCGCGCCGAGCAAGAGGAGCGCGAACAGCCCCTGCGAGAACGCGACGTTCGCGAGGACCATCCCCGTCGAGAGCGAGTCCGGATCGACGCCGCGATCCGCCGGGCCGAGTTGGCCACCCTCGAGGGCGGGGCCGGGCGCGCGACTCGAGGTGCGGTCGCGTTCCGAATCGGGGGCGGGATCGTCGTCGGTGGCGGTGGGCGGGGTCGTCGGTGACTGCCCGTCGGCGCTGGCACCGTCGCTCGCGTCCCGTTCGGGCGTCGAACCGGGCCGATCGCGACCGTCGCGCGAGCGCGAATCGGTATCGGTCCGGGACGTCGGATTCGCGTCGTCCGCGGGCGACTCGGGGGAAGCGTCGGTCGACGACCGCAAACCGGCGTCAGTGGGCGGGTCGCGTCCCGCCGTCGAGTCGCCGGCGGTCGGATCAGCGACGCCGTCGGAGGAACCGTCGATCCCGTCGGTAAACGCCGACTGGGTAAGATGGGATAAAACGAGCAACAATGCGAGGACGACGCCCGTGAGACCGAGGAACGTCGCCCACTGAGGCATCTACTGCGGGCTCGGATTCGAGCCGCCGGCGGAGCCGACGGTGCCCTGATCGAACGCGGTGCCGGTGATCGATTTGAGTCGATCGACCAGCGAGTCCTTCTTGGGTTCGCCCATCAGGGCGACGTCGAGGACTTCGCTGATGTTCGAGCAGGGGACGATCTCGATCATCTCCTCGTACTCGTCTTCGATCATCACGTCCTGTTCGTTCGCCTCGGGGATGATGACCTTCGTGCAACCGGCCTTGGCGGCGGCCTCGATCTTGTGGGTGACGCCGCCGACCGGCAACACGTCACCGCGGACCGACAGCGAGCCGGTCATCGCGACCGACTGGTCGACCGGGATGTTCTCGAGCGCCGAGATAACGGCGGTCGCCACGGTGATCGAGGCGGAGTCGCCGTCCACGCCCTGTTGGCCGGCCTGGACGAACTGGATGTGGATGTCCTTCTCCGAGAGGTCGACGTCGGAGAACTTCTTGATGATCGCGGAGACGTTCTGAACCGATTCCTCGGCCATCTCCTGGAGCTTCCCGGTGGCGATGACCTGCCCGCCGCCCTGTGCGGGGGCGATCTCGGCCATGACCGGGAGCATGATGCCCGAGTCCTCGCCCATGACGGCGAGGCCGTTGACCCGTCCCTCGACGCCGCCCTCGTTGACCTGCAGTTCGTAGTCCTTGCGGCGCTCGATGTAGTCGTCGGCGAGCTGTTGCTCGATCGACCGGGATCGCTGCTTGGCCTGCAGGACGTCCTCGCGAGTCGTGCGGTCGCGGTCCTCGGCGCGGGCGATGTCGCCGGCGACCCGCACGAGACCACCGAGGCTGCGGAAGTGCAGCGTGAGGTGGTTCTTGCGGCCCGAGCGGCGCTTGGCCTCGAGGATGAGTTCCTCGACGGCGTCGTCGGTGAAGTGGGGGAGGCGGCCGTCGCGTTCGACCTCCTGGGCGATGAAGCGGGCGTACTTGCGCCGCATCTCGGGGGTGTCCTCGATGGTGTCGTCCATGTAGACCTCGTAGCCGTACCCTTTGATGCGGTTGCGGAGCGCGGGGTGCATGTTCTCCATGGCGTCGAGGTTCCCGGCGGCGACCATGATGAAGTCACAGGGGACGGGCTCGGTCTGGACCATCGCGCCCGAGGAGCGCTCGGACTGGCCCGTGATCGCGAACTCGCCTTCCTGGATGGCCGTCATCAGCTTCTGCTGGGTGCGGATGTCGAGCGTGTTGATCTCGTCGACGAACAGCACGCCCTTGTTGGACTTGTGGATCGCGCCGGGTTCGACGCGGTCGTGGCTCGGCGTCTCCATGCCGCCGGACTGGAAGGGGTCGTGGCGGACGTCGCCCAGCAGCGCGCCGGCGTGGGCACCCGTCGCGTCCTCGAAGGGAGCGACGCGCTGATCGCCGTTGTTGACGATCATGTTGGGCACCATCGCGTCCGAGCCCCGGGAGGTGTAGCGGAAGATCAGCCAGATGATCCCGGCCGCGAGGATGCCCAGCAGGATACTCGCGGGACTGAGGATCGCGTACCCGATGACGATCGCGATGATGATCCACATCAGGATCGACCGCATCTGGTTGCGCTTGCGGGCCTCTTCCTTGTGTGCGTCGATGATCTGTTCGCCCTTGCCAGCGGGAACGGTCCGGACCTTCGGCTCGTTGCCGTCGTCTGGGTTGTGATAGACCAGGACGTCCTGGAGGTCCTCCTTGGGGAGCAGCTGGCTCATCGCCTTGGCCAGCATCGACTTGCCGGTCCCGGGCGAGCCGATCATCATGACGTGGCGGCGCTGTTTGGCCGCCTTGATGATGATGTCGCGTGCTTCGTCCTGGCCGATGACCTGATCGACGAGCCGATCGGGGACCTCGATGTCCTCGGTCGAGTCGATCTGTAGCCCGCCCAGGAGGTCGTCCTCGGCGATCTCCTCGTCGACCTCGACGCCCGGATCGACCTCGACCGTGCTGCCGAGGTCCTCGACCGTCTCGAGGTCGTCCTCGTCGGACGACGGCTCGAAGTCGTCGATCGGGTCGTCGACGTCGTCGCCGCGGTCGCCCTCGTCCTCGAGCGGCGGCCGGTCTCCCTGACGCTCGGGGGACTGCTCGCGCCCGCCCTCGTCGGGAGCAGCGTCCGAAGCGTCTTCGGGAGGATCGTCAACGTTCGTATCGTTACTCATAGAACTCTGTTCGGTATCTGTTTCGAAGGGATTGGGACTGATATACTTTCTCCATGCGGAGGATGGTGTCAGTTGCTGATACCGGACGGAACAGCGCCCGACGTGGCTGATCAGGACGTGACCGTCGCAGTTTTAATTCGATATAGAAAATCTCGAATGTATCGTTCGGTGATCGGTCAGTGTGACCGACGCGGGACGAGCGGAAATCGACGGTTCGCTGCCGGCCGGTATTCCGCGCTCGAGACGACTCGCCACGCTTAAGCGCCGTGCCCGAGCAGTTTCCGGCATGACTCGGGGGTTCTACATCGGTCGGTTCCAGCCGTTTCACAACGGCCATCTGAACATGGTCAAGCAGATCGCCGAAGACGTCGACGAACTCGTCCTCGGGATCGGGAGCGCCGACGACTCACACACCGTGCGCAATCCGTTCACTGCGGGCGAACGCATCATGATGATCACGAAGTCGCTGGTCGACTACGATCTGGTCACCTACGCCGTCCCGATCGAGGACCTGGAACGGAACTCGGTATGGGTGAGCCACGTCCAGAGCATGAGTCCCGATTTCGACGTGGCCTACTCGAACAATCCGCTGGTCATCCAACTCTTTCGGGAGGCCGGCATCGAGATCCGCCAGTCCCCGATGTTCAACCGCGACGTCTTGGAGGGATCGGAGGTCCGCGAACGGATGATCACCGACGGCGACTGGGAGTCGCTCGTGCCCGACGCCGTCGTCGAGGTCGTCGAGGAGATGAACGGTATCGAGCGGATACAGATGGTCAGCGATTCGGACTCGAACGGGGACTGATTTGGCCTCGAAGGCCGTAGCCGCGACCATGCTCACGCTCGCGTCCGACTTCGGTTCGCCCTATCCCGCGGCGATGAAGGGTGTACTGTTGCAGCGCACCGACGCTCGACTGGTCGATGTCGCGCACGGTTTCCCTCGACAGGACGTCCGTACGGCCGCCTTCTGGCTCCGAGAAGTGTTGCCCTACTTTCCGCCGGCGACCCATCTGGTCGTCGTCGACCCCGGCGTCGGAACCGACCGCGACGCGATCGTTCTCCGCGCGGGCGATCACGTACTCGTCGGCCCCGACAACGGCGTCCTGGTGCCCGCGGCGAACCGACTCGCCGGTGCCGAGGACCCCGAGTGCTACGCCGTCGACGAGGCGGCGCTCGAGCCGGTCGAACCGACTGCACCCGTCGAGTCGACCGACGGCGCGAGCCCACAGCGACCGCCGGATGGCCGGAGCAACACGTTCCACGGTCGGGACGTCTTCGCGCCCGCTGCCGCGGCCGTCCACGATATGGCTCCGGACGAGTTGGGTTCGCTCGAGTGGCTCGAGCCGACGACGGTCGGCGTCGAGTTGACGTTGCCGACGCCGACGCTGGAAGACGAGCGGGCGGTCGGCGAGGTGCTGGTAGTCGACGGCTTCGGGAACGTCATTACGAACGTTCCGGGCTCCTATCTCGAGGGGCGGGAGCGGATCGTCGCGAACGGCGGTTCGGTCCCGGTCGGCGAGACGTTCGCCGCGGTGCCGGCGGGTGAGCGACTCGCGACCGTCGGGAGCCACGGCTACGTCGAACTCGACGTCAATCGCGGCCGCGGCGACGACGCGTT containing:
- the rnhB gene encoding ribonuclease HII, whose amino-acid sequence is MPFGVDEAGKGPALGSMFAAAVHCEAPDDLPDGIRDSKRLSPERREELAATLRGDDRIAVGVAEITPARIDDPETDMNSLAVAAHADAIEAALADRERDASGEPFSGLCDACDTDADRFARRVADACSLEALAVDARHGADDESPLVGAASVVAKVERDAHVAALADEYGPIGSGYPGDSTTREFLATYVDDHGELPPFARASWATCEDLLADAEQTGLEQF
- a CDS encoding CPBP family glutamic-type intramembrane protease, translating into MPQWATFLGLTGVVLALLLVLSHLTQSAFTDGIDGSSDGVADPTAGDSTAGRDPPTDAGLRSSTDASPESPADDANPTSRTDTDSRSRDGRDRPGSTPERDASDGASADGQSPTTPPTATDDDPAPDSERDRTSSRAPGPALEGGQLGPADRGVDPDSLSTGMVLANVAFSQGLFALLLLGAAIYTAIPASALGVEFSLGYLESGLLLGTVAGLAFYVANELAAAGATRFGFDHDEALRELLSPDSLGGWIVLLVGVLPIIAGFEELLFRAALIGVPAAGYGVSPWLLAVGSSIAFALGHGMQGSVGVVVTGLLGFGLAAVYVLTGSLLVVVVAHYLVNALEFVVHEGLGLEWAETLEG
- the lonB gene encoding ATP-dependent protease LonB, with protein sequence MSNDTNVDDPPEDASDAAPDEGGREQSPERQGDRPPLEDEGDRGDDVDDPIDDFEPSSDEDDLETVEDLGSTVEVDPGVEVDEEIAEDDLLGGLQIDSTEDIEVPDRLVDQVIGQDEARDIIIKAAKQRRHVMMIGSPGTGKSMLAKAMSQLLPKEDLQDVLVYHNPDDGNEPKVRTVPAGKGEQIIDAHKEEARKRNQMRSILMWIIIAIVIGYAILSPASILLGILAAGIIWLIFRYTSRGSDAMVPNMIVNNGDQRVAPFEDATGAHAGALLGDVRHDPFQSGGMETPSHDRVEPGAIHKSNKGVLFVDEINTLDIRTQQKLMTAIQEGEFAITGQSERSSGAMVQTEPVPCDFIMVAAGNLDAMENMHPALRNRIKGYGYEVYMDDTIEDTPEMRRKYARFIAQEVERDGRLPHFTDDAVEELILEAKRRSGRKNHLTLHFRSLGGLVRVAGDIARAEDRDRTTREDVLQAKQRSRSIEQQLADDYIERRKDYELQVNEGGVEGRVNGLAVMGEDSGIMLPVMAEIAPAQGGGQVIATGKLQEMAEESVQNVSAIIKKFSDVDLSEKDIHIQFVQAGQQGVDGDSASITVATAVISALENIPVDQSVAMTGSLSVRGDVLPVGGVTHKIEAAAKAGCTKVIIPEANEQDVMIEDEYEEMIEIVPCSNISEVLDVALMGEPKKDSLVDRLKSITGTAFDQGTVGSAGGSNPSPQ
- a CDS encoding nicotinamide-nucleotide adenylyltransferase, whose product is MTRGFYIGRFQPFHNGHLNMVKQIAEDVDELVLGIGSADDSHTVRNPFTAGERIMMITKSLVDYDLVTYAVPIEDLERNSVWVSHVQSMSPDFDVAYSNNPLVIQLFREAGIEIRQSPMFNRDVLEGSEVRERMITDGDWESLVPDAVVEVVEEMNGIERIQMVSDSDSNGD
- a CDS encoding SAM hydrolase/SAM-dependent halogenase family protein, producing the protein MLTLASDFGSPYPAAMKGVLLQRTDARLVDVAHGFPRQDVRTAAFWLREVLPYFPPATHLVVVDPGVGTDRDAIVLRAGDHVLVGPDNGVLVPAANRLAGAEDPECYAVDEAALEPVEPTAPVESTDGASPQRPPDGRSNTFHGRDVFAPAAAAVHDMAPDELGSLEWLEPTTVGVELTLPTPTLEDERAVGEVLVVDGFGNVITNVPGSYLEGRERIVANGGSVPVGETFAAVPAGERLATVGSHGYVELDVNRGRGDDAFGLEPGDRVVLEPEGNE